A single genomic interval of Procambarus clarkii isolate CNS0578487 chromosome 61, FALCON_Pclarkii_2.0, whole genome shotgun sequence harbors:
- the LOC138354012 gene encoding uncharacterized protein yields the protein MLKNAPNKLGGNRYKVQTLSQMGGASCGDTVRRMMRIGTYGVWSQYSLVGRKRKRVFKTLDICNVIIKACINTHTNATERDVETSIADMLKNAPKQTRWKQIQGW from the exons atgttgaagaacgccccaaacaaactcggtggaaacagatacaag gtccagacgctgtctcaaatgggcggtgcaagctgtggagacacagtgagacgaatgatgaggatagggacctatggggtctggtctcagtattcactcgttgggcgcaagaggaaacgtgtcttcaaaaccttggatatttgtaatgtaataataa aagcctgtatcaacacccacactaatgcaactgaaagagatgttgagacaagtattgctgatatgttgaagaacgcccccaaacaaacacggtggaaacagatacaag ggtggtga